A portion of the Streptomyces coeruleoprunus genome contains these proteins:
- a CDS encoding VOC family protein — MQPRITPFLWFDTQAQEAAEHYTSIFKDSRILKVTPYPEGAPRPAGMVMTVEFEIAGQRLVALNGGPEFTFNEAVSLNVGCEDQEEVDYYWTRLAEGGEEGPCGWLKDKFGVSWQVEPRILGEMMASPEPEQAKRVTEAMLKMKKIDVQALKDAYEG, encoded by the coding sequence ATGCAGCCCAGGATCACGCCGTTCCTCTGGTTCGACACGCAGGCCCAGGAGGCGGCCGAGCACTACACCTCGATCTTCAAGGACTCACGGATCCTCAAGGTCACGCCCTACCCGGAGGGGGCGCCGCGGCCCGCGGGGATGGTCATGACGGTGGAGTTCGAGATCGCCGGGCAGCGGTTGGTGGCGCTCAACGGCGGGCCGGAGTTCACGTTCAACGAGGCCGTCTCGCTCAACGTCGGCTGCGAGGACCAGGAGGAGGTCGACTACTACTGGACCCGGCTCGCCGAGGGCGGCGAGGAAGGCCCCTGCGGCTGGCTCAAGGACAAGTTCGGCGTGTCCTGGCAGGTCGAGCCGCGCATCCTCGGGGAGATGATGGCCAGCCCGGAGCCGGAGCAGGCGAAGCGGGTCACCGAGGCCATGCTCAAGATGAAGAAGATCGACGTGCAGGCGCTGAAGGACGCGTACGAGGGGTGA
- a CDS encoding Uma2 family endonuclease, whose translation MTATPPEWLCPPRASGWEADDLDHIPNLPRHTELIDGALIFRVRPQRLWHARVIRRLAAALEDRAPAGRTVEAQMTVRLSTKSRPEPDVVAARVAYEPDRTCFLPEEVDLVVEVVSDESQERDRETKPFKYARAGIRYFWRVEEEHGLPVVHTYELDDTTRTYVATGIHRERVKAAVPYDLDIDLARLLR comes from the coding sequence ATGACCGCCACACCTCCCGAGTGGCTCTGTCCGCCGCGCGCCAGCGGGTGGGAGGCCGACGACCTCGACCACATTCCGAACCTCCCCCGCCACACCGAGCTGATCGACGGAGCGTTGATCTTCAGGGTGCGCCCCCAGCGGCTCTGGCACGCCCGCGTCATCCGTCGTCTGGCGGCCGCTCTGGAGGACCGGGCGCCGGCCGGGCGGACCGTCGAAGCGCAGATGACGGTGCGGCTGAGCACCAAGAGCCGTCCCGAGCCGGATGTCGTCGCGGCCAGGGTGGCCTACGAACCGGACCGCACCTGCTTCCTTCCCGAAGAGGTCGACCTCGTGGTCGAGGTCGTCTCCGACGAGTCGCAGGAGCGTGACCGGGAGACCAAGCCCTTCAAGTACGCGCGTGCCGGGATCCGGTACTTCTGGCGTGTCGAGGAGGAGCACGGGCTGCCCGTCGTCCATACCTACGAACTGGACGACACGACACGGACCTATGTGGCCACGGGTATTCATCGGGAGCGGGTCAAGGCCGCGGTCCCGTACGACCTCGACATCGACCTGGCGCGTCTCCTGCGCTGA
- a CDS encoding MFS transporter, with product MSALEPPDTAPDTDIDRPKSPGGGVLDRAHRALSIGIVSVVLLIAFEATAVGTAMPVAARELNGVALYAFAFSAYFTTSLFGMVLAGQWADRKGPLGALATGIAAFGAGLVLSGTAGTMWLFIAGRAVQGLGGGLVIVALYVVVSRAYAEHLRPSIMAAFAASWVIPSVVGPLASGTVTEQLGWRWVFLGIPALVVFPLALALPAIRRMASGPADPSAPAGPLDARRLRLAFGISLGAGLLQYAGQELRWLSLAPAVVGAALLVPAARGLLPRGIHRAARGLPAVVLLRGVAAGAFISAESFVPLMLVTERGLSPTLAGLSLAVGGATWALGSFVQSRPRVEPYRERLMVLGMLLVTLAIAVVPSVLIPWVPVWIVGVAWGFGCLGMGMVIASTSVLLLKLSAPEEAGSNSAALQISDGLSNVLLLAAGGAAFAALGGGSVAGHAAAGGSHPVAFAAVFLPMAAVALFGAWVASRVRVPERP from the coding sequence ATGAGCGCCTTGGAGCCCCCCGACACCGCCCCCGACACCGACATCGACCGGCCGAAGAGCCCCGGGGGCGGTGTTCTCGACCGGGCGCACCGGGCGTTGAGCATCGGGATCGTCTCCGTCGTCCTGTTGATCGCGTTCGAGGCGACCGCCGTCGGTACGGCGATGCCGGTCGCGGCGCGGGAGCTGAACGGGGTGGCGCTGTACGCGTTCGCGTTCTCCGCGTACTTCACCACCAGCCTCTTCGGCATGGTGCTGGCCGGCCAGTGGGCCGACCGGAAGGGGCCGCTCGGTGCGCTCGCCACCGGGATCGCCGCCTTCGGGGCCGGGCTCGTGCTGTCGGGCACGGCCGGCACGATGTGGCTGTTCATCGCCGGGCGCGCGGTGCAGGGTCTCGGCGGCGGGCTGGTGATCGTCGCCCTGTACGTGGTCGTCAGCCGCGCCTACGCCGAGCACCTGCGGCCCTCGATCATGGCCGCGTTCGCGGCGAGCTGGGTGATCCCGTCGGTCGTCGGGCCGCTGGCCTCCGGGACCGTCACCGAGCAGCTCGGGTGGCGCTGGGTGTTCCTGGGCATTCCCGCGCTCGTCGTGTTCCCGCTGGCGCTCGCGCTGCCCGCGATCCGCCGCATGGCGTCGGGTCCGGCCGACCCGTCGGCGCCGGCCGGGCCGCTGGACGCGCGGCGGCTGCGGCTGGCGTTCGGGATCTCGCTGGGCGCCGGACTGCTGCAGTACGCCGGGCAGGAGCTGCGCTGGCTGTCGCTGGCCCCGGCCGTCGTGGGCGCCGCGCTCCTCGTACCCGCCGCACGAGGGCTGCTGCCGCGCGGCATCCACCGGGCGGCGCGCGGCCTGCCGGCGGTGGTGCTGCTGCGCGGTGTGGCGGCCGGCGCGTTCATCTCGGCCGAGTCGTTCGTGCCGCTGATGCTGGTCACCGAGCGCGGGCTGAGCCCCACGCTGGCCGGGCTCTCGCTCGCGGTGGGCGGCGCCACCTGGGCGCTGGGCTCCTTCGTCCAGTCCCGGCCCCGGGTGGAGCCGTACCGGGAACGGCTCATGGTGCTCGGCATGCTGCTGGTGACGCTGGCCATCGCGGTGGTGCCGTCGGTGCTGATCCCCTGGGTGCCGGTGTGGATCGTGGGCGTGGCCTGGGGCTTCGGCTGCCTCGGCATGGGCATGGTCATCGCCTCGACGAGCGTGCTGCTGCTGAAGCTGTCGGCCCCCGAGGAGGCCGGCTCGAACTCCGCCGCGCTCCAGATCTCGGACGGCCTGTCGAACGTCCTGCTGCTCGCCGCGGGCGGCGCCGCGTTCGCCGCCCTCGGAGGCGGCTCGGTGGCGGGCCACGCGGCCGCGGGCGGCTCCCACCCGGTGGCGTTCGCCGCGGTCTTCCTGCCGATGGCGGCCGTGGCGCTCTTCGGCGCGTGGGTGGCGTCCCGCGTCCGTGTGCCGGAGAGGCCCTGA
- a CDS encoding CopG family transcriptional regulator, translated as MAMNLRLRDDQTDALKQRAEQEGVSMHAIVLKAVDDYLARTAQEAIVRKTAKEQAAKWHELLERLK; from the coding sequence ATGGCTATGAACCTGCGTCTCCGCGACGACCAGACCGACGCCCTGAAGCAGCGCGCCGAGCAGGAGGGCGTCAGTATGCACGCCATAGTGCTCAAGGCGGTCGACGACTACCTGGCGCGCACCGCTCAGGAGGCCATCGTGCGCAAGACGGCCAAGGAGCAGGCGGCGAAGTGGCACGAACTGCTGGAGCGGCTCAAGTGA
- a CDS encoding type II toxin-antitoxin system death-on-curing family toxin, with the protein MTCIYLTAEDVLTIAEYAIDDQDVVVRDAGLLESAVHRPSAAMFGQEAYPDLMEKAAALLQSLAINPPFFDGNKRTAWLSCVTFLAMNGVNLRPDIDAAERLVVDVATGRADEVKGIADRLTELAM; encoded by the coding sequence GTGACGTGCATCTACCTGACCGCCGAGGACGTCCTGACCATCGCCGAGTACGCGATCGATGACCAGGACGTCGTCGTCAGGGACGCGGGACTCCTGGAATCGGCGGTGCACCGCCCCTCGGCCGCCATGTTCGGTCAGGAGGCCTACCCCGATCTCATGGAGAAGGCCGCCGCGCTCCTCCAGTCCCTAGCGATCAACCCCCCGTTCTTCGACGGCAACAAACGGACTGCCTGGCTTTCGTGCGTGACGTTCCTGGCCATGAACGGCGTGAACCTCCGCCCCGACATCGACGCCGCTGAACGGCTCGTCGTCGACGTCGCCACAGGCCGGGCGGACGAGGTGAAGGGCATCGCCGACCGGCTGACCGAACTGGCGATGTGA
- a CDS encoding DEAD/DEAH box helicase, translating to MTTTASHHLSPAFPGRAPWGTANKLRAWQQAAMEKYIQEQPRDFLAVATPGAGKTTFALTLASWLLHHHVVQQVTVVAPTEHLKKQWAAAAARIGIKLDPEYSAGPLSKEYHGVAVTYAGVGVRPMLHRNRCEQRKTLVILDEIHHAGDSKSWGEACLEAFEPATRRLALTGTPFRSDTNPIPFVTYEEGNDGIRRSAADYTYGYGNALGDGVVRPVIFLSYSGNMRWRTKAGDEVAARLGEPMTKDAVSQAWRTALDPRGDWMPNVLRAADQRLTEVRKSIPDAGALVIASDQDSARAYAKLIREITGHGATVVLSDDVGASKRIDEFSDGDDRWMVAVRMVSEGVDVPRLAVGVYATTISTPLFFAQAVGRFVRSRRRGETASVFLPTIPMLLGFANEMEVERDHVLDRPKKEGEEDPYAESEKELDEANKQQDEDTGEQDMLPFEALESDAVFDRVMYNGAEFGMQAHPGSQEEQDYLGIPGLLEPDQVQLLLQKRQARQIAHSRQKPAEEADLLELPAERRPVVSHKELMELRKQLNTMVGAYVHQSGKPHGVIHTELRRVCGGPPSAEATAGQIRERIKKVQEWATRMR from the coding sequence GTGACTACTACCGCCTCCCATCACCTCTCACCCGCCTTCCCCGGCCGCGCCCCCTGGGGCACCGCCAACAAGCTGCGCGCCTGGCAGCAGGCCGCGATGGAGAAGTACATCCAGGAGCAGCCGCGCGACTTCCTCGCGGTCGCGACGCCCGGCGCCGGCAAGACGACCTTCGCGCTGACGCTCGCCTCCTGGCTGCTGCACCACCACGTCGTCCAGCAGGTCACCGTCGTCGCCCCGACCGAGCACCTGAAGAAGCAGTGGGCCGCCGCCGCCGCGCGGATAGGCATCAAGCTGGACCCGGAGTACAGCGCCGGGCCGCTCAGCAAGGAGTACCACGGTGTGGCGGTGACGTACGCCGGTGTCGGTGTGCGGCCGATGCTGCACCGCAACCGCTGCGAGCAGCGCAAGACGCTCGTCATCCTCGACGAGATCCACCACGCCGGTGACTCGAAGTCCTGGGGCGAGGCCTGCCTGGAGGCGTTCGAGCCGGCCACGCGGCGGCTCGCCCTCACCGGTACGCCGTTCCGGTCGGACACCAACCCGATCCCCTTCGTCACGTACGAGGAGGGCAACGACGGCATCCGGCGGTCGGCGGCCGACTACACGTACGGCTACGGCAACGCCCTCGGCGACGGCGTCGTCCGGCCCGTGATCTTCCTCAGCTACAGCGGCAACATGCGCTGGCGCACCAAGGCCGGCGACGAGGTCGCCGCCCGCCTCGGTGAGCCGATGACCAAGGACGCGGTCTCGCAGGCCTGGCGCACCGCCCTCGACCCGCGCGGCGACTGGATGCCCAACGTCCTGCGCGCCGCCGACCAGCGGCTCACCGAGGTCCGCAAGTCCATCCCGGACGCCGGCGCGCTCGTCATCGCCTCCGACCAGGACTCGGCGCGCGCGTACGCCAAGCTCATCCGGGAGATCACCGGACACGGCGCGACCGTCGTGCTCTCCGACGACGTGGGCGCCTCGAAGCGGATCGACGAGTTCAGCGACGGCGACGACCGGTGGATGGTCGCCGTCCGTATGGTGTCCGAAGGTGTCGACGTGCCCCGGCTCGCCGTCGGCGTGTACGCCACGACCATCTCGACGCCCCTGTTCTTCGCGCAGGCCGTCGGGCGTTTCGTACGGTCCCGCAGGCGCGGCGAGACCGCGTCGGTCTTCCTGCCCACCATCCCCATGCTGCTCGGCTTCGCCAACGAGATGGAGGTCGAACGCGACCACGTCCTCGACCGGCCGAAGAAGGAGGGCGAGGAGGACCCGTACGCCGAGTCCGAGAAGGAGCTGGACGAGGCGAACAAGCAGCAGGACGAGGACACCGGCGAGCAGGACATGCTGCCGTTCGAGGCGCTGGAGTCCGACGCCGTCTTCGACCGCGTCATGTACAACGGCGCCGAGTTCGGCATGCAGGCCCACCCCGGCAGCCAGGAGGAGCAGGACTACCTCGGCATCCCCGGCCTGCTGGAGCCCGACCAGGTCCAGCTGCTGCTCCAGAAGCGGCAGGCCCGGCAGATCGCGCACAGCCGGCAGAAGCCCGCCGAGGAGGCGGACCTGCTGGAGCTGCCCGCCGAGCGGCGCCCCGTCGTCTCCCACAAGGAGCTGATGGAGCTGCGCAAGCAGCTGAACACGATGGTCGGCGCGTACGTACACCAGAGCGGCAAGCCGCACGGCGTC